A genomic stretch from Nitrobacter winogradskyi Nb-255 includes:
- a CDS encoding polysaccharide deacetylase family protein, whose product MKQLRNAVIRAGLDALYFSGAHHLLRPVFAGIGTIFMLHHVRPRRNSPFQPNHHLEVTPEFLRMVLAHVRSRGIDIVTADEMHRRLTQRDFSRRFACFTIDDGYRDNRDFALPAMREYDAPFTVYVANDFASATGRLWWVALERVIAAADRIDSTIGDTAITLDTSTIEQKREAFSRIHDLLRGLPDDRDVARALKDLCARHGVDESAISRELCLSWDELKPFAADPLVTIGAHTVSHCNLAKRSEEEALEEITVSRTQIEAVLQRPVVHLAYPYGDRNAAGSREFAMTRAAGFNTAVTTRPGMIFPENAEHPTALPRVSLNGNYQNARVLPVLTSGAATALWNGFRRVDIA is encoded by the coding sequence ATGAAGCAGCTTCGCAACGCAGTCATCCGGGCCGGATTGGATGCCCTGTACTTCAGCGGCGCCCATCACCTGCTGCGGCCGGTGTTCGCCGGAATCGGAACGATCTTCATGCTGCACCATGTGCGGCCGCGCCGAAACTCCCCGTTCCAGCCCAATCATCACCTGGAAGTGACCCCCGAATTTCTGCGCATGGTGCTGGCCCATGTCCGATCACGCGGCATCGATATCGTGACCGCGGACGAAATGCATCGCCGGCTGACGCAACGCGACTTCTCGCGACGGTTCGCGTGCTTCACCATCGACGATGGCTATCGCGATAATCGCGACTTCGCGCTGCCCGCGATGCGCGAATACGACGCGCCGTTCACCGTCTATGTCGCCAATGATTTCGCGAGCGCGACCGGCCGCCTGTGGTGGGTGGCGCTCGAACGGGTCATCGCCGCCGCCGACCGGATCGACAGCACGATCGGCGACACCGCTATAACTCTCGACACCAGCACGATCGAGCAAAAGCGAGAAGCGTTCTCTCGAATCCACGATCTGCTGCGCGGGCTACCCGACGACCGCGATGTCGCGCGCGCGCTGAAGGACTTGTGCGCACGTCATGGCGTCGACGAATCCGCCATCAGCCGGGAGCTGTGCCTGTCCTGGGATGAACTGAAACCGTTCGCCGCCGATCCGCTGGTCACGATCGGCGCGCATACCGTCAGCCACTGCAACCTCGCGAAGCGAAGCGAGGAGGAGGCCCTTGAGGAGATCACCGTCAGCCGGACACAGATCGAGGCTGTCTTGCAGCGTCCGGTCGTTCATCTCGCCTATCCCTACGGCGACCGCAACGCCGCCGGATCGCGCGAGTTCGCCATGACCAGGGCGGCCGGTTTCAACACCGCGGTCACGACGCGGCCGGGCATGATATTTCCCGAAAATGCGGAACATCCAACCGCGCTGCCGAGGGTTTCCCTCAACGGGAACTATCAGAACGCCCGCGTCCTTCCGGTGCTGACGTCGGGCGCGGCCACAGCGCTGTGGAACGGATTCCGTCGCGTCGACATCGCCTGA
- the mtgA gene encoding monofunctional biosynthetic peptidoglycan transglycosylase — MRRAIRVMALSAIGLLLLPYLLTPLYRIGHPVSTLMIWRTLSGAPMSRQWIDFAALPPSLPRSVVASEDAKFCSHQGIDWDSLREVLDDAEDGEFKRGGSTITQQVAKNLFLWPGRSMVRKALEFPLAMWIDAVLSKQRILEIYLNIAEWGPGGQFGVEAGSRYAFGRSAASLTAREAALMAAILPNPVRRSARKPGPGVRRLAGTYMARARAAELRGCWSGNRSL; from the coding sequence ATGCGACGGGCGATCCGCGTCATGGCGCTCTCCGCCATCGGCCTGTTGTTGTTGCCTTATCTGCTGACGCCGCTGTATCGGATCGGCCATCCGGTCTCGACGCTGATGATATGGCGCACGCTTTCGGGCGCGCCGATGTCGCGGCAGTGGATCGATTTCGCCGCGCTTCCGCCGTCGCTTCCGCGTTCCGTGGTCGCGTCGGAGGACGCCAAGTTCTGTAGCCATCAGGGCATCGATTGGGATTCGCTGCGGGAAGTGCTCGACGATGCCGAGGACGGCGAGTTCAAGCGCGGCGGCTCCACCATCACGCAGCAGGTGGCGAAGAATCTGTTTCTCTGGCCGGGACGCAGCATGGTCCGCAAGGCGCTGGAATTTCCGCTGGCGATGTGGATCGATGCGGTGCTGTCCAAGCAGCGGATTCTCGAAATCTATCTGAACATCGCGGAATGGGGCCCGGGCGGCCAGTTCGGTGTCGAGGCAGGGTCGCGCTATGCTTTCGGGCGATCCGCGGCCAGCCTGACGGCCCGTGAGGCGGCGCTAATGGCGGCGATCCTGCCCAATCCGGTCCGGCGCAGCGCCCGAAAGCCGGGTCCGGGAGTCCGCCGGCTGGCCGGGACCTATATGGCCCGGGCCCGGGCGGCTGAACTGCGCGGTTGCTGGAGCGGCAATCGTAGCCTATAA
- a CDS encoding lysylphosphatidylglycerol synthase domain-containing protein, producing the protein MLGSIRRAISILRRKRILHKLGVVISVTVIAAAFYVLFHILRDIDVEEVMEAVKRTEWHSIALSGLFVAAGYFTLTFYDLFAVRTIGITHVPYRVTAFAAFTSYSIGHNVGASVFTGGAVRYRIYSAWGMNAIDVAKVCFLAGLTFWLGNAAVLGLGIAYHPEAATSIDQLPPWFNRLIAIAIILGLIAYVIWVGTRPRRVGSGSWTVVLPGGRLTLLQIFIGIVDLGFCALAMYVLLPHQPNVGFVVVAVIFVSATLLGFASHSPGGLGVFDAAMLIGLWQMEKNDLLAAMLLFRLLYYVAPFAISIILLTLREIIVSARMRRVGYARTGSNAESDSKLPYLGEHGDSGA; encoded by the coding sequence ATGCTCGGATCAATACGCAGAGCGATTTCGATTCTGCGCCGGAAACGAATCCTGCACAAGCTGGGTGTGGTGATCAGCGTCACCGTGATCGCGGCCGCGTTCTACGTGCTGTTCCATATTCTCCGGGATATCGATGTCGAGGAGGTGATGGAGGCCGTCAAGCGGACCGAGTGGCATTCGATCGCGTTGTCGGGTCTGTTCGTGGCCGCGGGCTACTTCACGCTGACCTTCTATGACCTGTTCGCGGTGCGGACCATCGGGATTACTCATGTTCCCTATCGCGTCACGGCGTTCGCCGCCTTCACCAGCTATTCGATCGGCCACAATGTCGGCGCCAGCGTATTCACCGGCGGGGCGGTGCGCTATCGCATTTATTCCGCCTGGGGGATGAATGCGATTGATGTCGCGAAAGTCTGCTTTCTGGCGGGTCTTACCTTCTGGCTCGGCAACGCCGCCGTGCTCGGATTGGGCATTGCCTATCATCCCGAGGCGGCCACCAGCATCGATCAGCTTCCGCCGTGGTTCAATAGGCTGATCGCAATCGCGATCATACTCGGCCTCATCGCCTATGTGATCTGGGTTGGGACGCGGCCGCGTCGCGTCGGCAGCGGGTCATGGACCGTTGTTTTGCCGGGTGGCCGGCTGACGCTGCTGCAGATTTTTATCGGGATCGTCGATCTGGGATTCTGCGCGCTTGCGATGTACGTGCTGCTGCCCCATCAGCCCAATGTCGGCTTTGTCGTCGTTGCGGTGATCTTCGTGTCCGCCACGTTGCTTGGTTTCGCGAGTCATTCGCCGGGGGGGCTCGGCGTATTCGACGCCGCCATGCTGATCGGCCTGTGGCAGATGGAGAAGAACGATCTTCTGGCCGCGATGCTGCTGTTCCGGCTGCTGTATTATGTCGCGCCGTTCGCGATCTCCATCATCTTGCTGACACTTCGGGAAATTATTGTCAGCGCGCGAATGCGACGCGTGGGTTACGCGCGGACCGGATCGAACGCCGAGTCCGACAGTAAACTGCCCTATCTGGGAGAACACGGCGATTCTGGCGCCTGA
- a CDS encoding polyprenyl synthetase family protein has translation MTSGLSSADFAIRLDTTADETEAVLEKLLSDAPLPDEIARPRRLTDAMRYSSLGGGKRLRPFLVVESSAVFGVPREAALLAGAALECIHCYSLIHDDLPAMDNSDLRRGRPTLHKTTDDATAILAGDGLLTLAFDIITRDEVHDDPAVRLLLTRALARAAGIGGMVGGQLLDLAGEGRFGDRGPVDVARVQQMKTGALLRFGCIAGALLGQASQKDYQALDAYGRALGEAFQIADDLLDVESDAAALGKPTGADAALGKTTFVTQLGIDGAKKRVRDLLAKADEALSVFGSRGDVLRAAAHFVANRKN, from the coding sequence ATGACGTCTGGACTTTCATCCGCCGATTTCGCGATACGCCTTGACACCACGGCGGACGAGACCGAGGCCGTGCTGGAAAAGCTGCTTTCCGACGCCCCCCTGCCCGACGAAATCGCACGCCCAAGGCGGCTGACGGACGCCATGCGCTATTCCTCGCTCGGCGGCGGCAAGCGGCTGCGGCCGTTTCTCGTGGTCGAAAGTTCGGCCGTGTTCGGCGTTCCGCGCGAGGCGGCGCTGCTGGCCGGCGCGGCGCTCGAATGCATCCACTGCTATTCATTGATTCATGACGACCTGCCGGCGATGGACAACAGCGACCTGCGCCGGGGGCGTCCGACCCTGCACAAGACCACCGACGACGCCACCGCAATCCTCGCCGGCGACGGTCTTCTGACGCTTGCCTTCGACATCATCACCCGCGACGAGGTCCATGACGATCCCGCCGTCCGACTGTTGCTGACGCGCGCGCTGGCGCGCGCCGCCGGCATTGGCGGCATGGTCGGCGGGCAGTTGCTCGATCTCGCCGGCGAAGGCCGTTTCGGCGACCGCGGGCCGGTCGACGTGGCGCGCGTGCAGCAGATGAAGACGGGCGCGCTGCTCCGCTTCGGCTGCATCGCCGGCGCGCTGCTCGGCCAGGCCTCGCAAAAGGACTATCAGGCTCTCGACGCTTACGGCCGCGCGCTGGGCGAAGCCTTCCAGATCGCCGACGACCTTCTGGACGTCGAAAGCGACGCGGCGGCGCTCGGCAAGCCCACCGGAGCGGATGCGGCGCTCGGCAAGACCACTTTCGTTACCCAACTCGGCATCGATGGCGCCAAGAAACGGGTTCGGGACCTTCTGGCGAAGGCGGATGAAGCTTTGTCGGTGTTCGGTTCGCGTGGCGACGTGCTGCGCGCTGCCGCGCACTTCGTTGCCAACCGCAAGAACTGA
- the rpmF gene encoding 50S ribosomal protein L32 has protein sequence MAVPRRKTSPSRRGMRRSADAISKPTYAEDKDSGELRRPHHLDLKTGMYKGRQVLKAKSDS, from the coding sequence ATGGCCGTTCCAAGAAGAAAGACATCGCCGTCGCGGCGCGGCATGCGCCGTTCGGCGGATGCGATCAGCAAACCGACCTACGCCGAGGACAAGGACTCCGGCGAACTGCGCCGTCCCCACCATCTCGACCTGAAAACCGGCATGTACAAGGGCCGTCAGGTCTTGAAGGCCAAGAGCGACTCCTGA
- the ispG gene encoding flavodoxin-dependent (E)-4-hydroxy-3-methylbut-2-enyl-diphosphate synthase — protein MNKLESPSEIDVAGPSPRHKTTQVMVGNVAVGGGAPIVVQSMTNTDTADIEGTIAQVAALSRAGSEMVRMTVDRDEAAAAVPHIRDGLRKRGITTPLIGDFHYIGHKLLADHPSCAEALDKYRINPGNVGFKDKRDKQFTDIVETAIKYGKAVRIGANWGSLDQELLTHLMEENANSAAPLDARAVTREAMVQSALLSAKRAEEIGLPKTRMVLSAKVSAVQDLIAVYQTLASRSDYAIHLGLTEAGMGSKGIVASSAALGILLQQGIGDTIRISLTPEPGGDRTLEVQVAQELLQTMGFRTFVPLVAACPGCGRTTSTTFQELARSIQDFIRDEMPNWKTQYPGVEQLNVAVMGCIVNGPGESKHADIGISLPGTGEAPAAPVFVDGKKFKTLRGPAIAQDFKALVIDYIEQRYGDAAKARAEAVSAAE, from the coding sequence ATGAACAAGCTCGAAAGTCCGTCGGAGATCGACGTCGCGGGTCCCAGCCCGCGGCACAAGACCACGCAGGTGATGGTCGGCAATGTCGCGGTCGGCGGCGGCGCGCCGATCGTGGTGCAATCGATGACCAACACCGACACCGCCGACATCGAGGGCACGATCGCCCAGGTCGCCGCCTTGTCGCGCGCCGGGTCGGAAATGGTCCGCATGACGGTGGACCGCGACGAGGCGGCAGCCGCCGTGCCGCATATCCGCGACGGCTTGCGCAAGCGCGGCATCACCACGCCGCTGATCGGCGATTTCCATTATATCGGCCACAAGCTGCTGGCCGATCATCCGTCCTGCGCCGAGGCGCTCGACAAGTACCGGATCAATCCGGGCAATGTCGGTTTCAAGGACAAGCGCGACAAGCAATTCACCGACATCGTCGAAACCGCGATCAAATACGGCAAGGCGGTGCGGATCGGCGCCAACTGGGGTTCGCTCGATCAGGAACTGCTGACGCACCTGATGGAAGAGAACGCCAATTCGGCCGCGCCGCTCGACGCCCGCGCTGTGACTCGCGAGGCGATGGTGCAATCGGCGCTACTGTCGGCGAAGCGCGCCGAGGAGATCGGTCTGCCGAAGACCAGGATGGTTCTCTCGGCGAAGGTCTCGGCGGTGCAGGATCTGATCGCCGTCTACCAGACGCTGGCGTCGCGTTCGGACTACGCGATCCATCTCGGCCTCACCGAGGCCGGCATGGGCTCGAAGGGCATCGTCGCATCATCTGCCGCGCTCGGCATCCTGCTCCAGCAGGGCATCGGCGACACCATCCGGATCTCGCTGACGCCGGAGCCCGGCGGAGACCGCACGCTGGAAGTTCAGGTCGCGCAGGAACTGTTGCAGACCATGGGCTTCCGCACCTTCGTGCCGCTGGTTGCGGCCTGTCCGGGCTGCGGGCGCACCACCTCCACCACGTTCCAGGAATTGGCGCGGTCGATCCAGGATTTCATCCGCGACGAGATGCCGAACTGGAAGACGCAATATCCCGGCGTCGAGCAGCTCAACGTCGCGGTCATGGGCTGCATCGTCAATGGTCCCGGCGAATCCAAGCATGCCGATATCGGCATCTCGCTGCCCGGCACGGGCGAGGCGCCGGCCGCGCCGGTGTTTGTGGACGGCAAGAAGTTCAAGACGCTGCGAGGACCGGCGATCGCGCAGGACTTCAAGGCGCTGGTGATCGATTACATCGAGCAGCGTTATGGCGACGCCGCCAAGGCGCGGGCCGAAGCGGTGAGCGCGGCGGAGTAG
- a CDS encoding ATP-binding protein, which translates to MRRVALILLVAGLALAALVVFGGLQPLGATVAFACIAGAALVPWQVHDPDASREIEFGANPVETDVARALVAGMPDPNVLLDRAGRVIHLNAAAAQLVPALRRNELAQFALRAPEIVTALREAIATREARRATYLNHVPVDRWMELIITPIPVPTAFGGVDYCMLLTFHDQTPLRRVEEMRADFVANASHELRTPLAALSGFIDTLQGPAREDARARERFLGIMHAQAARMARLIDDLLSLSRVELSVHVRPETIVDIVPIVREVVDGLEPLAAERHVEIETALPETPVLICGDREELLRLFENLIENALKYGASGGRVMVSSMLDVSSEGNPEFRVVVRDFGPGIAPEHLPRLTERFYRVDAGDSRAQGGTGLGLSLVKHILNRHRGRLLIESVPGQGASFTAGFPPARDVPEARS; encoded by the coding sequence TTGCGCCGCGTCGCGCTCATTCTGCTGGTTGCCGGACTTGCATTGGCCGCGCTGGTTGTGTTCGGCGGCTTGCAACCTCTGGGCGCCACCGTCGCTTTCGCCTGCATCGCCGGCGCGGCGCTGGTGCCCTGGCAGGTTCATGATCCGGATGCGTCGCGTGAAATCGAGTTCGGAGCCAACCCGGTAGAGACGGATGTGGCGCGTGCTCTCGTGGCCGGCATGCCGGATCCCAATGTGCTGCTTGATAGGGCCGGCCGCGTCATCCATCTCAATGCTGCGGCGGCGCAACTCGTACCGGCGCTGCGCCGGAATGAACTCGCGCAGTTCGCGCTGCGGGCGCCTGAGATCGTCACCGCGTTGCGAGAGGCGATTGCGACCAGGGAGGCTCGGCGGGCGACCTATCTCAATCATGTTCCGGTCGATCGGTGGATGGAATTGATCATCACGCCGATTCCGGTGCCGACCGCATTCGGTGGTGTCGACTATTGCATGCTTTTGACGTTTCACGATCAGACGCCGTTGCGCCGGGTCGAGGAAATGCGCGCCGATTTCGTCGCCAATGCGAGCCACGAGTTGCGCACGCCGCTCGCGGCGCTGTCAGGATTCATCGACACTCTCCAGGGGCCCGCGCGCGAGGACGCCCGCGCCCGCGAGCGGTTTCTCGGCATCATGCATGCGCAGGCGGCGCGGATGGCGCGGCTGATCGACGATCTCCTGTCGCTGTCGCGGGTCGAGCTATCGGTGCATGTGCGCCCGGAGACGATCGTCGACATTGTTCCGATCGTGCGCGAGGTCGTCGACGGACTTGAGCCGCTTGCGGCGGAACGTCACGTCGAGATCGAGACCGCATTGCCGGAAACCCCGGTGCTGATCTGCGGCGACCGTGAGGAATTGCTGCGATTGTTCGAGAACCTGATCGAGAACGCGCTGAAATACGGCGCGTCCGGTGGCCGGGTCATGGTGTCGTCGATGCTCGACGTCTCGTCGGAGGGGAACCCGGAATTCCGGGTGGTGGTGCGGGATTTCGGTCCCGGCATCGCACCTGAGCATCTGCCCCGCCTGACCGAACGCTTCTATCGGGTCGACGCCGGCGACAGCCGGGCTCAGGGCGGCACAGGCCTCGGCCTGTCGCTGGTGAAGCATATCCTCAACCGGCATCGCGGCCGTCTGCTGATCGAGAGCGTGCCCGGCCAGGGCGCGAGCTTTACCGCCGGCTTCCCACCGGCGCGGGACGTGCCGGAGGCAAGAAGCTGA
- a CDS encoding EAL domain-containing protein produces MSAPAGLPQATQEPRVSAILTALGRAAFVWDIPSDAINWTEGAASIFKGIDPFLLATGARYGRLIEPSGSVRTNIFSAAPTTRRRFDEGVPYFIEYGVRASASAPMLWIEEAGCWFADADGKVVRVEGIVRLENERRARDEQLINLSRNDALTGELNRTYLTAALAEAIEEAARYRSPVAFMMVGIDHLARINNAFGFDVADEVISDVARRIRRRLRSGDTLGRFSGNRFGVILKNCGLDEVSIAAERLLAGIREEIVMTKSGPVSVTASIGAVLAPRYAQTADEAINRAQEILEVAKGRRCGSLAVWRPDTEREAQRRINIRVTDEIVTALNERRILTAFERVVDARTREAAFYECLVRMQQQNGQILLAPDVVPVAEKLGLIRLVDHRVLELVIAELAEAPHVQLSLNISPETTMDVDWWAAIEALMGAHPGVAERLIVEITETAAIQDIDDVQRFVTRLKNLGSRIAIDDFGAGYTSFRNLRKLGVDIVKIDGAFVQNLARSSDDRAFVQTLIDLARRLDIRTVAEWVQDEQSAAMLRDWGCDFIQGRLIGLASPSRPWSGPAAVPATN; encoded by the coding sequence ATCAGCGCGCCTGCTGGCCTGCCCCAGGCAACCCAGGAGCCGCGGGTGTCGGCGATCCTCACGGCGCTCGGCCGGGCTGCTTTCGTGTGGGATATCCCGAGCGACGCGATAAACTGGACCGAGGGAGCTGCGTCGATCTTCAAGGGCATCGACCCGTTCCTGCTCGCGACCGGAGCCCGATATGGACGCCTGATCGAACCGTCGGGATCGGTCCGCACCAATATCTTTTCCGCCGCGCCGACCACCCGGCGGCGCTTTGATGAGGGAGTGCCCTATTTCATCGAGTATGGCGTGCGCGCCAGCGCCTCCGCGCCGATGCTGTGGATCGAGGAGGCCGGATGCTGGTTCGCCGACGCCGATGGCAAGGTGGTGCGCGTCGAAGGCATCGTGCGGCTTGAGAATGAGCGGCGCGCGCGCGACGAGCAACTGATCAACCTGTCCCGGAACGATGCCCTCACCGGCGAGCTTAATCGCACCTATCTGACCGCGGCTCTCGCCGAAGCGATCGAGGAAGCCGCGCGCTACCGCTCGCCGGTCGCCTTCATGATGGTCGGGATCGATCACCTCGCGCGCATCAACAATGCTTTCGGCTTCGATGTCGCCGACGAGGTGATCAGCGATGTCGCCAGGCGCATCCGAAGGCGGTTGCGCAGCGGCGACACCCTTGGCCGCTTTTCCGGCAACAGATTCGGGGTGATCCTGAAGAACTGCGGCCTGGATGAGGTGAGCATCGCCGCCGAACGCCTTCTGGCGGGCATCCGCGAAGAGATCGTGATGACCAAATCCGGTCCCGTTTCGGTCACCGCCTCCATAGGCGCCGTTCTGGCCCCGCGTTATGCGCAGACTGCCGATGAAGCGATCAATCGCGCTCAGGAAATCCTCGAAGTTGCGAAAGGCCGCCGCTGCGGTTCGCTCGCCGTGTGGCGACCCGATACCGAGCGTGAGGCGCAGCGTCGGATCAACATCCGGGTGACCGACGAGATCGTCACCGCGCTGAACGAGCGCCGCATCCTCACCGCTTTCGAGCGGGTGGTCGACGCGCGCACGCGCGAAGCGGCGTTTTATGAGTGCCTGGTGCGGATGCAGCAGCAGAATGGTCAGATCCTGCTCGCGCCCGATGTCGTGCCGGTCGCGGAGAAGCTTGGCCTGATCCGTCTGGTCGATCATCGCGTGCTCGAGCTTGTGATCGCCGAGCTGGCGGAAGCGCCCCACGTCCAGCTCAGTCTCAATATCTCGCCGGAAACCACCATGGATGTCGACTGGTGGGCGGCGATCGAAGCTCTGATGGGTGCGCATCCCGGCGTCGCCGAGCGCCTGATCGTGGAGATCACCGAAACCGCGGCGATTCAGGATATCGACGACGTTCAGCGGTTCGTTACGCGGTTGAAGAATCTGGGCAGCCGCATCGCGATCGACGATTTCGGCGCCGGCTACACCTCGTTCCGGAACTTGCGCAAGCTCGGCGTGGACATCGTCAAGATCGACGGCGCGTTCGTGCAGAACCTGGCGCGATCCTCAGACGACCGGGCCTTCGTGCAGACGCTGATCGATCTTGCGCGGCGACTCGATATCAGAACGGTCGCCGAGTGGGTTCAGGACGAGCAATCAGCGGCCATGCTGCGGGACTGGGGCTGCGACTTCATCCAGGGCAGGCTGATCGGCCTTGCTTCGCCATCGCGCCCGTGGAGCGGTCCGGCGGCCGTTCCGGCAACGAACTGA
- a CDS encoding OmpA family protein → MRGFFRWSSKWWPGVIPLTVLWVLAAWTTTAPLEADLSEQTAVALKDSVLDKTAISAAGRDITFSADAFSEQERSNAVASVETVPGVRRVNDRTALVAEAKPFVWTIERGVGRVTLGGSAPLPVVRNKLLDAARARFAGVDIADRMDLKRGAPPRFEAAAILLIGETSKLKNGKATISDLTVNLSGMARELGGREAIAAALKNLPEGYSVADDIQAPPYVFEANKDPVSGVLTLTGYVPDNAVHAAIVASAGRKFGEKIVDKLKASLGAPAGFDAVVTRALRSLSRLSTGRLVVSDRNVELSGDALYDLAGKQIRADLPKDLPRGWETKTDVSIKPSASPVDPTVCQQLFGELLEKRTIQFEAGQATLHLDSIGLLDQLTETALRCQTATIEIVGHTDSDGDASFNQTLSERRAQAVVDFLVKAGLPANRFTPMGRGSAQPIATNDTDEGKAKNRRIDFIVRQ, encoded by the coding sequence ATGCGCGGTTTTTTCAGATGGAGCAGCAAGTGGTGGCCGGGTGTCATCCCGCTCACGGTACTGTGGGTGCTGGCAGCCTGGACGACGACGGCTCCGCTGGAAGCCGATCTGAGCGAGCAGACCGCGGTCGCGCTCAAGGACAGCGTTCTCGATAAGACCGCCATCAGCGCGGCCGGACGCGACATCACGTTCTCCGCCGATGCGTTCTCAGAGCAGGAACGCAGCAATGCGGTGGCCTCGGTGGAGACCGTTCCGGGCGTGCGACGGGTCAACGATCGCACCGCGCTCGTCGCCGAAGCCAAACCGTTCGTGTGGACCATCGAACGTGGGGTCGGAAGGGTGACGCTCGGCGGAAGCGCGCCGTTGCCCGTGGTCAGGAACAAGCTGCTGGATGCGGCGCGTGCGAGGTTTGCCGGCGTCGACATCGCCGATCGCATGGATTTGAAGCGCGGCGCGCCGCCGCGGTTCGAAGCCGCGGCGATATTGCTGATCGGCGAGACGAGCAAGCTGAAGAACGGCAAGGCAACGATTTCGGACCTGACGGTCAATCTGTCGGGCATGGCGCGTGAACTGGGTGGACGCGAGGCGATCGCCGCGGCGCTGAAGAACCTGCCCGAGGGATACTCGGTCGCCGACGATATCCAGGCCCCGCCATACGTCTTCGAGGCCAACAAGGATCCGGTCTCCGGGGTGCTGACATTGACCGGATATGTGCCCGATAACGCGGTTCATGCGGCGATCGTCGCATCGGCGGGCCGCAAGTTCGGCGAGAAGATCGTTGATAAGCTCAAGGCGAGTCTCGGTGCGCCGGCAGGCTTCGACGCCGTCGTCACGCGGGCGCTGCGTTCGTTGTCGCGCCTGTCGACAGGAAGACTGGTCGTCTCCGATCGGAATGTCGAACTCTCCGGCGACGCGCTATACGACCTGGCCGGAAAACAGATCCGTGCTGACCTGCCCAAGGATCTTCCGCGCGGCTGGGAGACGAAAACGGACGTTTCAATCAAGCCGTCGGCGTCCCCGGTCGATCCGACGGTTTGCCAGCAACTGTTCGGCGAGCTTCTTGAAAAGCGCACCATCCAGTTCGAAGCCGGTCAGGCGACTTTGCACCTCGATTCGATCGGCCTGCTGGATCAATTGACGGAAACCGCGCTCCGTTGCCAGACGGCCACCATCGAGATCGTGGGTCACACCGATAGCGACGGCGACGCTTCGTTCAACCAGACACTGTCCGAGCGACGCGCGCAGGCGGTGGTGGATTTTCTCGTGAAAGCCGGATTGCCCGCCAATCGGTTCACGCCGATGGGGCGGGGCAGCGCTCAGCCGATCGCCACCAACGACACCGACGAGGGCAAAGCGAAAAACCGACGCATTGATTTCATTGTGAGGCAGTAG
- a CDS encoding Fur family transcriptional regulator produces MTATRPTFPVPGHDHDRCAAEAISHAEQICARRGQKFTPIRRQVLQALLSSHRPLGAYEVIEELAKSIPRPAPITVYRALDFLMGNGLVHRIESRNAFLACGHDHDESAMVAFLICEQCGSVGEIPASRVARSLSDAVRTTGFTPKLSVVEITGTCAHCQNAS; encoded by the coding sequence ATGACCGCGACCAGACCGACATTCCCCGTTCCGGGACATGACCACGACCGCTGCGCCGCCGAGGCGATCAGCCACGCTGAGCAAATCTGCGCGCGGCGCGGCCAGAAGTTCACGCCGATCCGCCGTCAGGTGCTGCAGGCGCTGCTGTCGAGCCATCGGCCCCTCGGCGCCTATGAGGTGATCGAGGAACTGGCGAAATCGATCCCGCGCCCGGCGCCGATCACGGTCTATCGCGCGCTCGATTTTCTGATGGGGAACGGTCTGGTTCACCGGATCGAAAGCCGCAATGCGTTTCTGGCCTGCGGGCACGACCATGATGAGAGCGCGATGGTGGCGTTTCTGATCTGCGAGCAGTGCGGTTCGGTCGGCGAGATTCCAGCAAGCCGCGTGGCGCGGAGTCTGAGCGATGCCGTCCGCACCACGGGGTTCACCCCGAAACTCTCCGTGGTTGAAATTACCGGCACCTGCGCGCATTGCCAGAACGCGTCCTGA